The Deltaproteobacteria bacterium DNA segment GTTCTCGCCCAAGGTGTTCCTGCCCATCACCAACCTCTGCCGCGACCGCTGCACGTACTGCACCTTCCGCAAGGACCCCGACGATCCCGACGCCTGGACCATGACGCCGGACGAGATCGCGGCCTGGTCCGCGCGCGGGCGCGCCCTCGGGTGCAAGGAGGCGCTCATGTGCCTCGGCGACAAGCCGGAGGCCGCCTTCCCGGCCTACCGCGCGACGCTCGCCGGGCTCGGCCATCGCACGACCGCCGAGTACGTCCAGCGCGCCTGCGCGATCGCGCTCGACTGCGGCCTCCTGCCGCACACCAACGCGGGCCTCCTCACGCGCGACGAGATGGCGCGCCTGAAGGAGGTGAACGTGAGCCTCGGCCTCATGCTGGAGAACGTGTCGCCGCGGCTGCGCGCCCGCGGCCAGGTGCACCAGTGGGCGCCCGACAAGGAGCCGGCGCTCCGGCTGCGCATGCTGCGCGAGGCAGGCGAGCTCCGCATCCCCTTCACGACGGCACTCCTTCTCGGCATCGGCGAGACGCTCGCCGAGCGCGTCGACACGCTCTTCGCCATCCGCGACCTGCACCGGGCCTACGGACACGTGCAGGAGGTGATCGTGCAGAACTTCCGCGCCAAGCCGACCATTCCCCTTGCCGATGCCAGCGAGCCGGCGGCGGACGACATCGCGCGCACGGTCGCCGTCGCGCGCCTGGTGCTCGACCCCGAGGTGAGCGTGCAGGCGCCGCCCAATCTCTCGCCCGCCGACCACGCCCTCCTCCTGGCGGCGGGGGTGAACGACTGGGGCGGCATCTCGCCCCTCACCCCCGACTACGTGAACCCCGAGGCGCCCTGGCCGCACGTCGCCGCGCTCGCGGCGACCTGCCGTGCGGCGGGCTACACGCTCGCCGAGCGCCTCGCGATCTACCCCGCCTACGTCGATCGCCCCGGCTTTCTCGCCCCGGCGCTGCGCGCCCGCGTGGCCGCGCTCGCCGGGGAGACGCGGACGGCGCCGGGCGGGGTGGAGGCCTCCGCATGAGCTGGATCGAGCCCTGGGAAACGATCGAGGCCGTAGCCTTGAACGACGA contains these protein-coding regions:
- the cofG gene encoding 7,8-didemethyl-8-hydroxy-5-deazariboflavin synthase subunit CofG, with the protein product MSELASGGAVAAPEAPHAALSKPLAGAELTRAQAIALLATPELTAELLATAGALRDRAWGRTVTFSPKVFLPITNLCRDRCTYCTFRKDPDDPDAWTMTPDEIAAWSARGRALGCKEALMCLGDKPEAAFPAYRATLAGLGHRTTAEYVQRACAIALDCGLLPHTNAGLLTRDEMARLKEVNVSLGLMLENVSPRLRARGQVHQWAPDKEPALRLRMLREAGELRIPFTTALLLGIGETLAERVDTLFAIRDLHRAYGHVQEVIVQNFRAKPTIPLADASEPAADDIARTVAVARLVLDPEVSVQAPPNLSPADHALLLAAGVNDWGGISPLTPDYVNPEAPWPHVAALAATCRAAGYTLAERLAIYPAYVDRPGFLAPALRARVAALAGETRTAPGGVEASA